The Capsicum annuum cultivar UCD-10X-F1 unplaced genomic scaffold, UCD10Xv1.1 ctg53278, whole genome shotgun sequence genome segment TCTTTGTCGTCTTTTGATGTTGTCGTTTTCGTGTGAGAAGTTACTCTTAAAGGCCAAAGCATAATGTTTTGGTCTTTGATGCTAACGTTCGCCTTTACCTATCTAATTTAGGATTTGTCGTCTTTCATGTTGTCCTTTTCGTGTGAGGAATTACTCTAAAAGCAGAAAATTGTGGATTATAATGCGGAACTGTAACTATCTTTATAATCACGTATATTAATTCTAGCTAAGGCTCTTAAGGGAACTGCCTCATCTGGCGTGTTTACACGCGGTGACACGTTTGGATTCTATTCttgtttcacttattttttttttgggtgattcGGGATAAGGGGGTGGGAGTAGACGTGGAGGTAATGTGTAAATTTTGTGCATAACGTTAACTTTGAGGGTTCGGTAAccatatttacatttttatttcacTATCCATTTTGAAACTAAAGATGACTTTCATGTTTCCAGATTAGCTGCGACCGCTCCAACTGCTCCAACCATTCCAACCGCTCCAAATAATGGTGGAGCTTCAAGTGAGGAGCGTGAAGCTAATGAGCATAACTCACTTTCTCGTGTTCCAGCTGAACTTCTAGAACAGATTCTGTGCCGGTTGAACTTGAAGGAAAACGTCCGTGCTTCTGCAGTTTGCAAGCAATGGCTTGCAGCTTCCATTTCTGTTCGAGTTGCAAATAAACCACCTTGGCTTATGTTTTTCCCGAAATTCGGTGACATGGTTGAATTCTATGACCCTTCAGTGAGGCAAACTTATTCAGTTGAGTTACCAGAGTTACGTGGCTCAAGGCTTTGTTATGCCAAGGATGGCTGGTTGCTGTTGTACAAACCGAGAACTTTATCTGTGTTCTTCTTCAATCCGTATACGAGGGACGTGATCAATTTGCCAGCTCTAGAATTAACATACCAGATAGTAGCTTTTTCTGAAGCTCCTACATCTCCCGACTGTCTTGTTTTCACAGTTAAGCATGTCAGCCCGACTTTGGTTGCAATTAGCACATGTAACCCGGGGGCAACTGAATGGACAACCGCCAATTACCAAAACCGTTTGCCATTTGTTAGCAGCATTTGGAACAAGTTAGTTTTCTGCAACGGTCTCTTTTATTGTCTGAGTCTTACTGGCTGGTTGGGAGTTTATGATCCAGAAGAACAGACTTGGCTTGTTCGCGTGGTTCCACCTCCCAGATGCCCCGAGAACTTTTTCGTCAAAAATTGGTGGAAAGGAAAGTTCATGGCAGAGCACAATGGAGATATCTATGTGATATACACTTGCTCTACTGCAAATCCGGTGATATATAAGTTGGACcaaattaataaaatttgggtGGAGATGcaaactttaggtggtttgaccCTTTTTGCGAGTTTCCTTTCGTCCCAAGCGAGGACAGACATTCTTGGGGTGATGAGAAACAGCATTTATTTTTCTAAGGTTCGTTTTTATGGAAGGCGTTGCATATCCTATTCTGTGGATCATGACAGATACTACCCGCGAAAGCAGTGTTATGATTGGGGAGAACAAGATCCGTTTGAGAGCATTTGGATTGATGCACCGCCGGATCTTTCAGCCTTTAACTGAAAAAGATTTGTGATAAAGGTACTATTCCTTTCTCTtaaattgttatttcttctagTCATGAGGTTGAATGTAAAATATCGTTGCTTGACTGAAGTCATGAACtgtttatatttgtttttagttccCTTATATTCTGTAGTAACTATAAGTATAACAACATGGCATGGCTAAGAAAGAGCCTGTTACGCAGGCCTGCAGTATGTTCAGGCATAGTCCAACTTGTCTCTGTTATGTTGAGAAATAAGGACCTTAGTTGTGCTGTGAATATGCAACGCAAAAGTAGATGATTGTTGGTTTCATATGTTTCTATGCACAAGAAACATCTCGAGACTAAGATGACCCCTTTTTTCTTCTAGACTTCTTGTGTCGGACATACTCTTGTAGCCGCTAACCAAGAAGCGTTTTACCTTAATTGGAGCTGGACACTTCCATATGTTTCTCCATAACTTTGGCTGCCCGTTATTCTGCATTATACCTTCCAATTTATATGCGCTGTTGACAGTGAACTGTCCATCACTGTTGTGTCTCCATCTCAAAGTATCTGGTTCACACTTGGTGACATTAAAATCACCAATCCTTCCTAGCAGATTAGCCAACCTTTCAGTCTCCCGGTCGTTTAACATTCTCCTAAAGGGATAAATTCCAGCCCTGTGCACTCCAAGCATCATCAATGGTGCCTTCTCAATTGTTGCTAAGGATAAACGGATCCGGAAAGGTCTCCATCAGTGGAATATGCTCCTTCCAAGCATCCTTCCATAATCTTTTGCTTTTACCATCTCCTATTATCATGTGTAAGTTCCTTTCCAGCTTGGGCCGTAGAGATCTAATCGACTTCCAAGCCCCTACCCCATAGGAATCAGTACT includes the following:
- the LOC107843244 gene encoding F-box/kelch-repeat protein At1g57790 (The sequence of the model RefSeq protein was modified relative to this genomic sequence to represent the inferred CDS: added 32 bases not found in genome assembly), with the protein product MAGRKRRKMKLLAATAPTAPTIPTAPNNGGASSEEREANEHNSLSRVPAELLEQILCRLNLKENVRASAVCKQWLAASISVRVANKPPWLMFFPKFGDMVEFYDPSVRQTYSVELPELRGSRLCYAKDGWLLLYKPRTLSVFFFNPYTRDVINLPALELTYQIVAFSEAPTSPDCLVFTVKHVSPTLVAISTCNPGATEWTTANYQNRLPFVSSIWNKLVFCNGLFYCLSLTGWLGVYDPEEQTWLVRVVPPPRCPENFFVKNWWKGKFMAEHNGDIYVIYTCSTANPVIYKLDQINKIWVEMQTLGGLTLFASFLSSQARTDILGVMRNSIYFSKVRFYGRRCISYSVDHDRYYPRKQCYDWGEQDPFESIWIDAPPDLSAFN